One Mycolicibacter sp. MU0083 DNA window includes the following coding sequences:
- a CDS encoding type I polyketide synthase, whose product MTTPPVPPHDPVEPIAIVGIGCRLAGDVTTPTDFWEFLLDGRSAVRQVPHERWEPYLRRDPRNAAVLRDTTPWGSFLADLAGFDAEFFGVSPREAELMDPQQRLAVEVCWEALEHAGIAPRSLAGSDTAVLMGVNADDYGKLIMEDLPGIEAWTGIGTALCGVANRVSHLLDLRGPSVALDAACAASLVAVHQACQQLRTGETSLALAGGVSALIGPGLTRVLDQAGATAPDGRSKTFDMAADGYGRGEGAAVVALKRLDDARRDGNPVLAVVRGGAVAHDGNTPGIMSPNGAAQEELFRLVCESAEIEPASIDFVEAHGTGTPVGDRVELAALAAVYGAGRPSNAPCLVGSVKPNTGHLEGGAGVVGLIKAALALHREAIPPTAGISKLTTAIDWAASGLRVPTETEAWPRRQDRPRRAAVCSYGYGGSIAHLVLEEAPLRPAEYRGPAAEPPSAPPIVVPVSARSRPRLSRQADALAGHLRGRDYSVAQVAATLWTRRSHERIRAAVLADSCDELVAGLDSLANDEQQPDVATGTVVPGASAGAVWVFSGHGSHWEGMGSELLASEPAFAAVIDEIDPVFQAELGFSAREALSTGALGTTDRVQALTFAIQAGIAALLTERGITPAAIIGHSVGEVAACVAAGVFDLVHGAKVACYRARGFRGVAGQGAMALVGLSFEDAQQRLCQRDDVVAAISSAPESTVVSGTVEAIEQLQQRWPDDGISVRRVNTDVAFHSPQMDGLTSQLARLTADLPPAGEPSVPLYSTALADPRSPAPRDSRYWVANLRGQVRFAEAVTAATQDGHRLFLEVSAHPVVSHSIAETLLHTGIDEYGVVPTLRRQQPQRRAITHALAALYCHGAPFPHGVRADSPWADDLPVTRWQHQRFWRTPTPPPIGGGIHDVDTHTLLGGRVDITSAVPTRMWQTELTMSNRPYPGDHPVQGTEIVPAAVLLNTMLTAATTALADVRLRTPVAPGRTRQLQVVLQEHALSLSSRIVESDDAATEGGWLTHCTAVADVDDDTAVPVFALPTVQQRCTEVLPSTHVTDTLESLGVAAMGFEWQILELRCGEGELLAQVNAEPDGSVPSTWAGLLDAATSTASVLFSDAGRLKMPARIERVAVHGPPCSQALLYVRRRAADVITDVVITDLAGTVLASMTGLGFEDLERSGERESALVHRLAWHPTPWTDADRPTDVTLIGGTDETRAWCTRDLAAAGVPTHSVADPAELPSSDVRLGSGTVVLVLTEPQDDADVSIDLVLRTLQYLAGQNSGTRLWALTRNVHEGSDIEQAPLWGISRVAAAEHPQLWGGVLDVSAERSEPPSLPVPVLGSLAGHGVVVVREGIAYTARLATAPCVGEPMRCSPGGTYLITGGTGALGRQMAHRLVDLGARRLVLVSRSGIPDRATADSTTDHEVAQTVRSLEERGVYVRGAAIDVGAPGAADALRFALQDLPPVLGVVHAAGIETGALLTETTLAQVKAAMHAKVAGARILDEVFPPGTLDWMVLFSSCGYLTGFPGQGAYACGNAYLDAFARQRRARGDRTISVAWTAWRGLGMGSTSGFVAAQLESMGMRTISADDAMWALDLAMRDDQANSVVLPVTPVAASVAMLADIAPEESDVVDSLDPVLTGLPEDPIEASDWVADRVRTAVASQLGLPEDGIDPHLPLVEMGVDSIMTVAVRRRLEKQIGRTLSPTLLWEHPTAAAVTKKILELLG is encoded by the coding sequence ATGACGACACCGCCCGTCCCCCCGCACGATCCGGTCGAGCCCATCGCCATCGTCGGCATCGGATGCCGCCTGGCCGGCGATGTCACCACACCGACGGACTTCTGGGAGTTTCTGCTCGACGGTCGCAGTGCGGTGCGGCAGGTGCCCCACGAGCGCTGGGAGCCGTATCTTCGGCGGGATCCACGCAACGCCGCGGTACTGCGCGACACCACCCCCTGGGGCAGCTTCTTAGCCGATCTGGCCGGCTTCGACGCCGAGTTCTTCGGCGTCTCACCGCGTGAGGCCGAACTGATGGATCCGCAGCAACGGCTCGCCGTCGAAGTGTGCTGGGAAGCCCTCGAACACGCCGGGATCGCACCCCGATCGCTGGCGGGCAGCGATACCGCGGTGCTGATGGGGGTCAACGCCGACGATTACGGCAAGTTGATCATGGAAGACCTGCCCGGTATCGAGGCCTGGACGGGAATCGGCACGGCGCTCTGCGGAGTGGCCAACCGGGTCTCACACCTGCTTGATCTTCGCGGCCCCAGTGTCGCCCTCGATGCGGCGTGCGCGGCGTCGCTGGTGGCAGTCCACCAGGCGTGTCAGCAACTGCGCACCGGCGAGACGTCACTGGCGCTGGCGGGCGGCGTGAGCGCGCTCATCGGGCCCGGCTTGACCCGCGTACTCGATCAGGCCGGAGCCACCGCACCCGACGGCCGGTCCAAAACCTTCGACATGGCCGCCGACGGCTACGGTCGCGGTGAAGGGGCCGCGGTGGTGGCGCTCAAGCGTCTCGACGACGCCAGGCGGGACGGCAACCCGGTACTGGCCGTGGTACGCGGTGGCGCCGTCGCGCATGACGGCAACACGCCGGGCATCATGTCGCCCAACGGTGCGGCCCAGGAAGAACTCTTCCGGCTGGTCTGTGAATCCGCCGAGATCGAACCCGCCAGCATCGACTTCGTCGAGGCGCACGGGACCGGCACACCGGTCGGTGACCGGGTTGAACTGGCCGCGCTTGCGGCGGTATACGGCGCCGGACGGCCCTCGAACGCACCGTGCCTCGTTGGATCGGTCAAGCCCAATACCGGGCACCTCGAGGGCGGGGCGGGCGTCGTCGGTCTCATCAAGGCGGCGCTGGCACTGCACCGAGAGGCCATCCCGCCGACCGCTGGGATCAGCAAACTCACGACCGCCATCGACTGGGCAGCCAGCGGCCTGCGGGTCCCCACCGAAACCGAGGCCTGGCCGAGACGGCAGGACAGGCCACGTCGCGCAGCGGTCTGCAGTTACGGTTACGGCGGCTCCATCGCCCACCTCGTGCTCGAAGAGGCACCGCTGCGCCCCGCCGAGTACCGCGGGCCGGCCGCGGAACCACCCTCGGCCCCGCCGATCGTCGTTCCGGTCTCCGCCCGCTCGCGTCCCCGACTCAGCAGGCAGGCCGACGCATTGGCCGGCCACCTCCGTGGCCGCGACTACTCCGTCGCTCAGGTGGCGGCGACACTGTGGACGCGGCGCTCGCACGAACGGATCCGCGCGGCCGTGCTCGCCGACAGCTGCGACGAACTGGTGGCCGGTCTGGATTCGCTGGCGAACGACGAGCAGCAACCTGACGTGGCCACCGGCACGGTCGTGCCCGGCGCATCGGCGGGCGCCGTCTGGGTCTTCTCCGGCCACGGATCGCACTGGGAGGGCATGGGCAGCGAACTATTGGCAAGCGAGCCCGCCTTCGCGGCAGTCATCGACGAGATCGATCCGGTGTTTCAAGCCGAGTTGGGGTTCTCCGCCCGCGAGGCGCTGAGCACCGGGGCACTGGGCACCACCGACCGGGTGCAGGCATTGACCTTCGCCATTCAGGCCGGGATCGCCGCATTGTTGACCGAGCGCGGCATCACTCCCGCCGCCATCATCGGTCATTCGGTCGGCGAGGTCGCCGCGTGTGTGGCGGCCGGTGTCTTCGACCTGGTGCACGGCGCCAAAGTCGCATGTTATCGGGCGCGCGGTTTCCGCGGTGTCGCCGGTCAGGGAGCGATGGCGCTGGTGGGGCTATCGTTCGAGGACGCACAACAACGGCTCTGCCAGCGCGACGACGTGGTCGCGGCGATCAGCTCCGCACCGGAATCGACGGTGGTCTCCGGAACCGTCGAGGCCATCGAGCAGCTCCAGCAACGCTGGCCGGACGACGGCATCTCGGTGCGTCGGGTAAACACCGATGTGGCGTTCCACAGCCCGCAGATGGATGGCCTCACCTCCCAGCTCGCCCGCCTGACCGCGGATCTCCCCCCGGCGGGCGAACCCTCCGTGCCGCTCTACTCGACCGCCCTGGCCGATCCTCGCTCGCCGGCGCCCCGCGACTCGCGCTACTGGGTAGCCAACCTGCGCGGGCAAGTGCGTTTCGCCGAGGCCGTTACCGCCGCGACGCAGGACGGGCACCGACTCTTCCTCGAGGTATCGGCCCATCCGGTGGTCTCACACTCGATTGCGGAAACGTTGCTACACACCGGGATCGACGAGTACGGGGTGGTCCCGACCTTGCGGCGTCAGCAGCCACAGCGGCGGGCGATCACCCATGCGCTGGCAGCGCTGTACTGCCACGGGGCGCCGTTCCCGCACGGTGTCCGCGCTGATTCGCCGTGGGCCGATGACCTGCCCGTCACCCGATGGCAGCATCAACGTTTTTGGCGCACTCCCACTCCGCCCCCCATCGGCGGTGGGATTCACGACGTCGACACCCACACCCTGCTGGGTGGCCGGGTGGATATCACCAGCGCCGTTCCGACCCGCATGTGGCAGACCGAGCTGACCATGTCCAACCGGCCCTATCCGGGCGACCATCCGGTGCAGGGCACCGAGATCGTGCCCGCCGCGGTGCTGTTGAACACGATGTTGACCGCCGCGACGACAGCCCTGGCAGACGTGCGATTGCGTACGCCGGTCGCGCCGGGACGAACCCGCCAACTCCAAGTGGTACTGCAGGAACACGCCCTGAGCCTGTCCTCGCGGATCGTGGAGTCCGATGACGCGGCTACCGAGGGTGGTTGGCTGACCCATTGCACCGCGGTGGCCGACGTCGACGACGACACCGCCGTGCCGGTCTTCGCACTGCCGACCGTGCAGCAACGCTGCACGGAGGTACTGCCCTCGACTCACGTCACCGATACTCTGGAATCGCTCGGGGTCGCCGCCATGGGATTCGAGTGGCAGATCCTGGAACTGCGTTGTGGGGAAGGGGAATTGCTGGCGCAGGTCAATGCGGAGCCGGACGGATCGGTGCCGTCGACCTGGGCTGGACTCCTCGATGCCGCAACATCGACGGCTTCGGTCCTGTTCAGCGACGCGGGACGGCTGAAGATGCCGGCACGTATCGAGCGGGTAGCCGTGCACGGCCCACCTTGCAGTCAGGCACTGCTGTACGTGCGACGGCGCGCAGCAGACGTGATCACCGATGTGGTGATCACCGATCTCGCCGGTACCGTCCTGGCCTCGATGACCGGCTTGGGCTTCGAAGATCTTGAGCGGTCCGGAGAACGTGAATCCGCCTTGGTCCACCGATTGGCGTGGCACCCGACACCGTGGACCGACGCCGATCGCCCCACCGACGTCACCCTGATCGGCGGCACCGACGAGACACGGGCATGGTGTACCCGCGACCTGGCCGCTGCCGGTGTGCCCACCCACAGCGTCGCGGACCCGGCAGAGCTGCCGTCGAGCGACGTGCGACTGGGTTCCGGAACCGTCGTCCTGGTGTTGACGGAACCGCAGGATGACGCCGACGTATCCATCGACTTGGTCTTGCGAACGCTGCAGTACCTGGCGGGACAGAACTCGGGCACGCGACTGTGGGCGCTCACCCGCAACGTTCACGAAGGCTCCGACATCGAGCAGGCGCCGCTGTGGGGAATCTCCCGCGTGGCCGCCGCCGAGCACCCGCAGCTCTGGGGCGGTGTCCTCGACGTTTCCGCTGAGCGGTCCGAACCGCCGAGCCTGCCCGTGCCCGTCCTCGGCTCCCTGGCGGGACACGGGGTCGTCGTGGTACGCGAGGGCATCGCTTACACAGCGCGTCTGGCCACGGCTCCGTGCGTCGGTGAACCGATGCGGTGTTCGCCGGGAGGTACGTACCTCATCACGGGGGGTACCGGCGCGCTCGGACGGCAGATGGCACACCGGTTGGTCGATCTCGGTGCCCGGCGCCTGGTGCTCGTGTCACGCTCGGGCATTCCGGACCGGGCAACAGCGGATTCCACAACCGACCACGAGGTTGCGCAAACCGTCCGATCGCTCGAGGAACGTGGCGTGTATGTCCGCGGGGCCGCCATCGATGTCGGCGCTCCCGGAGCTGCAGACGCCCTGCGATTCGCATTGCAGGACCTGCCGCCGGTGCTCGGGGTGGTGCATGCCGCCGGTATCGAAACCGGTGCACTGCTCACCGAGACAACGCTTGCTCAGGTCAAGGCCGCCATGCACGCGAAGGTCGCCGGCGCGCGGATCCTCGACGAGGTGTTCCCGCCGGGCACGCTGGACTGGATGGTGTTGTTCTCCTCCTGTGGTTATCTCACCGGTTTTCCGGGGCAGGGCGCGTACGCCTGCGGAAACGCGTATCTCGATGCGTTCGCCCGGCAACGACGCGCCCGCGGCGACCGAACCATCAGTGTCGCGTGGACGGCGTGGCGTGGTCTGGGCATGGGATCCACCTCCGGATTCGTCGCCGCGCAGCTGGAGTCCATGGGCATGCGAACCATCAGCGCCGACGATGCGATGTGGGCACTGGACCTGGCGATGCGCGATGACCAGGCCAACTCGGTGGTGCTGCCGGTCACTCCGGTCGCAGCATCGGTGGCGATGCTGGCCGACATCGCACCCGAGGAATCCGACGTCGTCGATTCGCTCGATCCGGTGCTGACGGGCTTGCCCGAGGACCCCATCGAGGCGTCCGACTGGGTGGCGGACCGGGTGCGTACGGCAGTCGCGAGCCAACTCGGTCTACCCGAGGACGGCATCGACCCCCACCTCCCGCTGGTCGAAATGGGCGTCGACTCGATCATGACCGTGGCCGTGCGACGACGACTGGAAAAGCAGATCGGACGGACGCTGTCGCCGACGCTGCTGTGGGAGCATCCGACGGCCGCCGCGGTGACGAAGAAGATCCTCGAACTGCTCGGCTGA
- a CDS encoding metal-sensitive transcriptional regulator has protein sequence MVGDDENVKAILNRLRRAQGQLAGVIAMIESGRDCREVVTQLAAVSRALDRAGFKIVASGLRECLSAGSEGGKAPFTEEELEKLFLALA, from the coding sequence GTGGTTGGTGACGACGAGAACGTCAAAGCGATACTGAACCGGCTGCGCCGTGCCCAAGGCCAGCTTGCCGGTGTGATCGCGATGATCGAAAGCGGCCGGGACTGCAGGGAGGTCGTCACCCAGCTCGCCGCGGTCTCGCGCGCGTTGGATCGGGCAGGCTTCAAGATCGTCGCCAGTGGGCTTCGCGAATGCCTGAGCGCCGGATCCGAGGGCGGAAAAGCCCCGTTCACCGAGGAAGAACTGGAAAAACTGTTCCTCGCCCTGGCCTAA